In a single window of the Montipora capricornis isolate CH-2021 chromosome 11, ASM3666992v2, whole genome shotgun sequence genome:
- the LOC138025000 gene encoding uncharacterized protein yields the protein MEWTVEEVRQKIQQKYNKDIAKKFEEENIDGKALAYLAKEGTAAQFSACGLTTVGEQLLLKELISELPVAQIPCRRNKKPTVQEIKALSEMTQRIYKVKRKAVTDATTSKWPGFNVESIKQHILDVLNERRRRHRSGHDYNKRCVPIPAAKVIVQVAFNAIGFKDVAKHQLISCIKKYSLKPAKETQNLDKEKAAQIVASYLLDNEIVHSNSGKELKHITRADIIKRKAF from the exons ATGGAGTGGACAGTGGAGGAAGTTCGGcagaaaatacaacaaaaatacAACAAAGACATCGCGAAAAAGTTTGAAG AAGAGAACATTGACGGAAAAGCTCTAGCATACCTTGCTAAGGAGGGTACAGCGGCTCAGTTCTCTGCTTGCGGTTTAACTACAGTAGGCGAACAACTGTTGCTAAAAGAACTGATTTCTGAATTACCAGTTGCACAGATACCCTGTAGACGTAACAAGAAACCCACTGTGCAAGAGATCAAGGCCCTATCTGAGATGACCCAGAGAATCTACAAAGTGAA AAGAAAAGCTGTTACAGATGCAACCACAAGCAAGTGGCCAG GATTTAATGTTGAAAGCATTAAACAACACATATTGGATGTCTTAAACGAGAGACGCCGCCGACATCGTAGTGGGCACGACTATAACAAG AGATGTGTACCCATACCAGCAGCAAAAGTGATTGTGCAAGTGGCGTTCAATGCCATAGGTTTCAAAGACGTGGCTAAACATCAGCTCATCTCTTGCATCAAAAAGTATAGTTTGAAACCAGCAAAGGAGACTCAAAACCTGGACAAAGAAAAGGCAGCTCAGATTGTCGCATCATATCTTCTTGATAACGAAATTGTACACAGTAATTCTGGAAAAGAACTGAAGCATATAACCCGAGCGGATATAATTAAAAGAAAGGCTTTTTAG